ATGCCGCCGCCGGGGACGATGCCTTCTTCAACGGCTGCACGCGTGGCGTTCAGGGCGTCGTCGACGCGGTCCTTCTTTTCCTTCACTTCGACTTCGGTCGAGCCGCCGACGCGGATGACCGCAACGCCGCCGGCCAGCTTGGCCAGACGTTCCTGCAGCTTTTCCTTGTCGTAGTCGGACGAGGTGTCCTCGATCTGCTTCTTGATCTGGCTGATGCGGGCCTCGATCTCATCCTTGCCGCCGACGCCGTCCACGATGGTGGTGTCGTCCTTGGTGATGGTGACCTTCTTGGCCTTGCCGAGCATGTCGATGGTGACGTTCTCGAGCTTGATGCCCAGGTCTTCCGAGATCACCTGGCCGCCGGTCAGGACCGAGATGTCCTCCAGCATGGCCTTGCGGCGGTCGCCGAAGCCCGGGGCCTTGACGGCGGCGACGCGCAGGCCGCCCCGCAGCTTGTTGACGACGAGCGTGGCCAGGGCCTCGCCTTCGATGTCCTCGGCGATGATCAGCAGCGGGCGACCCGACTGAACCACGGCTTCCAGGATCGGGAGCATGGCCTGCAGCGACGACAGCTTCTTTTCGAACAGCAGGATCAGAGGCTCTTCGAGTTGAACCTCCATCTTGTCGGCGTTGGTGATGAAGTAGGGCGACAGGTAGCCGCGGTCGAACTGCATGCCTTCGACGACGTCGAGTTCGGTCTCGGCGGTCTTGGCTTCTTCAACCGTGATGACGCCTTCGTTGCCGACCTTGGCCATGGCCTTGGCGATCATTTCGCCGACTTCGGCGTCGCCGTTGGCGGAGATGGTGCCGACCTGGGCGATTTCGGAGTTGTTCTCGACCTTCTTGGCCGAGGCCTTGATGTCGGCGAGCACGGCCGTGACGGCCTTGTCGATGCCGCGCTTCAGATCCATCGGGTTCATGCCGGCGGCGACGGCCTTGAGGCCCTCTTGCACGATTGATTGAGCCAGAACGGTTGCGGTGGTGGTGCCGTCACCCGCCTTGTCGTTCGTCTTCGAAGCGACTTCGCGGATCATCTGGGCGCCCATGTTCTCGAAGGCGTCCTCGAGCTCGATCTCTTTGGCGACCGAGACGCCGTCCTTGGTCGAGCGCGGGGCGCCGAAGGACTTCTGGATGACCACGTTGCGGCCCTTGGGCCCCAGGGTGACCTTGACCGCATTGGCCAGGACGTTGACGCCGCGCAGCATCTTCTCGCGCGCGTCGGTGGAGAACTGTACTTGTTTCGCAGCCATGTGAGGCGGCTCCTATGTCAATCTGATGGGTAAAGAAGGGGGTCGACGGTCGGGTGCTAGAGCACGCCCAGGACGTCGGATTCCTTCATGATGATCAGGTCTTCGCCTTCCAGCTTGACCTCGGTGCCCGACCACTTGCCGAACAGGATCCGGTCGCCGGCCTTCAGTTCCAGGGCATTGACGGTGCCGCGCTCGTCACGGACGCCGGGGCCCACGGCGACGACTTCGCCTTCCTGGGGCTTTTCCTTGGCCGTGTCGGGGATGATGATCCCGCCCTTGGTCTTGGATTCTTCTTCAACGCGCTTGACCAGCACGCGATCGCCGAGAGGACGAAACGCCATCTGTGAGTTCTCCGTATAGCTCTAGAGTTTGATGTCGCCCTCGTGGACCGGCTTTTGGCAGCCGTGACCCGCGAGTGCTAACGCAGGGCGGAAGTAGGATGACGGGGCGGCATCGTCAAGGCGGCGGCGCGATGAACGCCAGATGAATGACGTCCCCTCCGTCCGTTCAGATTGCCTGTTCTAGACCTTCACCCTGGGGAGGGGCGTTGTGCCCGGACGCCACGTTTCAGGAGACAGGGACATGAAGATCATCAAGCTTGCTTTCGCCGCCGCACCGGTTCTGGCCCTGACGCTGGCCGCCGCCGCGCCGGCCGAGGCCCAGAGCCGCTACTATGGGGGCCAGAACTCCTACGACCAGCGTCGCGACAACGGCGGCGACGTCGTCGCGGGCGTCGTGATCGGGGCCATCGCGGGAGGCCTGCTGGCCGCCGCCGCCTCGGACAACAATGACGACTGCAGCTTCTATCGCGACGGCCGCTGCTGGCGGAACCGGGGCCACTGGGAGCGCGAGCACGGCATCAACAGCCGCTACGGCTATGGCTACAACGACCGCCGCGACTATCGCTACGACCGCCGGGACGATCGTCGGGACCGTCGCTACGATCGCCGCGACGACCGGCGCGATTACCGCTACGACCGCCGCTGGTAGTCGGTCTGCGCACTCACTGATGAAACGGGCTTCCTCGCGGAAGCCCGTTTTTTCATGCCCCGATCCTTCAGGCCATGAGACGCCCCAGAAGCGCTGCCGTCGACGGATCCAGATCGGGGGACGGGCCGCCCGCCGCAACGTCCGTCAGGATCGCCTTGGCCAGAACCTTGCCCAGCTCCACACCCCACTGGTCGAAGCTGTTGATGTCCCAGATCACACCCTCGACGAAGGTCTTGTGCTCATACAGGGCCAGCAGGGCCCCGAGCCGTTCCGGGGTCAGCCGGTCCATGACGATGGTGGTGGACGGGCGGTTCCCCGGAAAGGTCTTGTGGCTGGCCAGACGGTCGGCCTCCGCGTCCGTGGATCCGGCCGCCATCAGCTCGGCGCGGGCGGCCTCGGTGGTCTTGCCCAGCATCAGGGCCTGGCCCTGGGCCAGGGCGTTGGACCACAGGGGCGCGCCGGCCGCGTCCGGAAGGGTTTCCGACACGATCACGAACTCGGCGGGCACGACCTGCGGCCCCTGATGGATCTGCTGGAAGAAGGCGTGCTGGCCGTTGGTGCCGGGCTCGCCGAACACCACCGGACAGGTCTGGCGGGTGACGGTCGCGCCGTCGCGGTGGACCCGCTTGCCGTTCGATTCCATCTCGAGCTGCTGCAGGAAGGCCGGCAGGCGGCGCAGGCCGTGGGCGTAGGGGGCGACCGTGCGGGCCGGGCGATGCAGGCCATCGACGTTCCAGATCTGCGCCAGGGCCATCAGCACCGGCGCGTTCCGCTCCAGCGGGGCATCGACGAAATGGTCGTCCATGGCCCGGGCCCCCGACAGCAGTCCGTCGAAGACGTCGGGACCGAGCGCGATCACGCAGGACAGGCTTACCGCCGACCACAGCGAATAGCGGCCGCCGACCCAGTCCCTGAAGGCGAAGGCCCGGCCGCAGCCGAAGCCCCCGGCCCGCTCCGGCGCGGCGGTGACGCCGATGAAATGCCGGTCACGACCCGCCTCCGGCAGACTGGCGGCCAGCCAGGCCTTGGCGGCCTCGGCGTTGGCCAGCGTTTCCTGGGTCGTGAAGGTCTTGGACACGACGACGACCAGTGTCGTCTCGGGATCGAGTCCGGTCAGGGCCTCGGCCATGTCGCGCGGATCGATGTTGGCGACGAAGCGCAGGTCGATCGAGGGCTCCAGCGGTTTCAGCGCGTCCCAGACCACGCGCGGGCCGAGGTCCGACCCGCCGATGCCGATATGGACGATCGCCCTGAACGCCTTGCCCGTCGCGCCGGTCTCGTGGCCGTCCCGCACCGCGCGGGCGTAGTCGGCCATGGCCTGCTGCACGGCGCGAACCTCGGCCGAGACCGCCTCGCCCAAGGCATGGAAGTCGGCGTCATCGCCGGCCCGAAGCGCGGGATGCAGCACCGCCCGCCCCTCGGTATTGTTGACGGCCTCTCCGGCGTACAGGCGGGCGCGCTCCCCCTCGACCCCGGCCGCGCGGGCCAGGTCCAGACAGGCTTCGAACCCGCCCCGGGTCCAGCTCTGTTTGGACAGGTCCAGATACAGTCCCGCCGCCTCGACGCTCATGCGCGCCAGCCGGTCGGGGTCGGCCGCGAACTGATCGACGATTCGCGCCCCGGCGTCCCGGGCCGCTGCGGCGTCGAATCCGCTCCAGATATCGATCTCGGACATGGGGCAGCCTTTCGTTAATCAAGGTCTCGTTTACGGGTCGGGCGTAGACCGGTTCAATCGCAGAGTCGCGAAAAGGACCAGACCATGTCGTGTGGCATCGCCATCGCCGTCTCGCTGTTGCTGTCGGACCCCAGCGTCGCCCTCGCCGCCGCCCAGCCCGCGGCCGTCGCCGGGGCCCCGGTCTCGGTCGCGAGCGAGCCGATGTTCGCCGACATCGTGACCCGGGCCAGCGCGCTCAAGGCCGTCGTCGACGCCTGGGGGCCGACCGGCGCGACCGGCACCGACTTCGAGGCCTTCAAGGCCCGCGCCACGGCCCTCTCGGCCCTGGACATGCAGGCCCACCTGATCCTCAAGGAACGGGGCACCGACGGCGACCTGAAATGCATCCTGCGCGGCATCTCCGAGGACATCCCGGTCCGGATCCAGGCCGTCGAAAGCGCGGCGAGCCCGGAAGCCCGCGCCACCGCCCTGTCGGAGCTGTCCTATCTGCTGAACGACAACGTCGAGGTCATCACCGCCCCGCCGCAGCCGGACGCCCAGTCGGGCGTCGAGACGAACTAGCCGCCTCCAGCGCCTCGAGGACGACCCCCTCGGTCAACAGTTGCGGCAGGATGCGCGGCGCGGGCTCGCCCGGCGCATAGACCAGATACAACGGCACGCCCGAGCGGCCATGGCGGGCCAGCTCCCGCGCGATCACCGGGTCGCGCAGCGTCCAGTCCGCGACCAGATAGACGGTCCCGGTGCGGGCGATGGCCTCGGCGACGCGGGGCGACTGCAGCGACGTCCGCTCGTTGATCTTGCAGCTGACGCACCAGTCGGCGGTGAAGTCGACGAGGACCGGCTTTCCGGCGGCCTGCGCCTCGGCGACCGCCTGCGCTGACCAGGGTCGGGTGGCCGGGCCGCTGCCGTCGCCCGACCCGGTCCGGACCGAGGGGGCAAGACTGGACGCCACCCCGGTGAGGCCCAGCGCGACGACGAGGGCCAGCGCGGATGCGAGCATGAGGGGACGAGCCGGTTTGCCTGCCGCGCGCGCTGTCTGTCGGCGACCGAAGGCCCAGGCTGCGAGGCCCAGCAGCGCCGCCCCCGCCATCAGCAACACCGCGGGGGTCCATCCCTGCTGCCGCTGGAAGACCCAGCCCAGCCACAGGGCTGCGGCGAACATGGGCACGGACAGGACCTGTTGCAGACGCTCCATCCAGGGGCCGGGACGCGGCAGGCGAGCCAGCAGACCCGGCGACAGGCTGATCGCCAGATAGGGCAGGGCCAGGCCGAGGCCGAGGAACAGGAAGACCAGCAGGGCGAGCGGCGCGGGCAGGACCAGCGCCGCGCCGAGCGCCACCGCCATGAAGGGGGCCGTGCAGGGGGCGGCCACCACCACGGCCAGCACGCCCGTAAAGAAGGCTCCGATCGGCCCGTTCAGACGCGACAGCCGCGACCCGCCCGCCGCCTGAAGCCCCAGCCCGATCTGGAACAGGCCGGCGAGGTTCAGACCAACGACCAGCATCAGCAGGGCGAGAAGGGCGACCACGGGCGGCGACTGCAGCTGGAACCCCCAGCCGATCTCCTGACCCAGACCGCGCAGCACCAGCAGGACACCGCCCAGCATCAGGAAGGTCGCCAGCACGCCCGCCAGATAGGCCAGGCCGTCGACCCGCGCCTCCCCGGCATCGCGCGATGACCGCGCCAGGGCAGCCGCCTTGAGGGCCAGGACCGGGAAGACGCACGGCATCAGGTTCAGGATCAGGCCCCCGAGGAAAGCGAACAGGATCGCCCGGGCCGCCGTCCCCGCATCGAACGCGCCGCCGCCGGGCGCATCGGCCGTGGCCAGACCGCGCCCGGTGGTCCCGGGCAGGAGCGATCCGGGCACCGCCGCGATCTCCCAGGCCCCGGCGTCGGTCGCCAGCACCCCGGCCAGAGGCGCGGTCAGACCGCTCGCGACCAGATCGTCGGTGGGGTCGAGCGTCAGGGAGAGGCCGTCGGGCCCGGCTGCCGCCGACAGGGCGACGTCGTGGTCGATCCGGCCGGCCTCGAACGGATAGAAGGTCGCGCGTCCGATATCGGCCCCGGCCAGCGCACCGCCCGTGGCACTGAGGACCAGTCGTCCCCCGGTCAGGGTCGCGCGGGCGGTGATCCCGGCCGGGCGGGGGGCGGTCTCGACCAGACGCTGGATCGCCGCGCCGTCCGACCCCGTCAGCGGCGCCGTCCCCTCGCGGATCGGCAGGTCCAGCCTCAGGGTAAAGCTGTCCGGTACGCACATCTCGTCGCTGCACACGAACAGCAGCGCGGTCACGGTCAGGGGAATCGTCGTCCCGGGCCGGGCCCCGGCGGGAATATCGATGGGGACCGGCAGGAAGACCTGTCCCTCGTAGCCCAGGTTGACGATGTCCCCCAGACGCTGGCGGTTCGGCAGCGGCCAGAGGATCTCGCCGGCCACGACCCCGGCCGGCAGGCTCCAGTCCAGCGTGGTGGGGCCGCCGGAATCACCGGGATTGCGCCAGTAGGTGTGCCATCCCGGCTGGATCTTCTGGCGCAGCGCGACCACCGCCGTCGATCCTGGCGCGGCCCAGGCGTTCATGGGCACCAGTTCGACCTCGATCCGGACGTTGCGTTGTGGCCCCGGGGCGATCGCCGATGGAGCCCGGGACATTCCGGGCTGGGCCCGCGCCGGTTCGGGCAGGCCGAAACCGCCCGCGAGCAGGACGAACAGCCAGGCGATCAGGAGGGACAGGCGCAAGCGGAGGTATCCGAACGTCGAGACAGGGCGACCCTTACCCGGCCGACGCGGCGACCGCCACGTTCCCAAGGGTCGCGCCGGACGCCTGCGGGGTTACAGCGGCCGCTCGGCTCAGCCGGCGGCGGCCGTCATGGCCTCGCTCGCCCGGTTGAACATCACGATGACCTTGTCGGAAAAGGCCGTGGCACCCGCCACGATGACGAGGAAGATCGCGCCGACGATCATGCCGTATTCGATCGCCGTGGCGCCACGCTCGTCGCTCAGGAAGCGGCGGATCAGGGACATGGTCACGCACCTTTCCTTCGATGGCCTCAGAGCAGGTCCCTCAGCCAGGCCACGAGCGGGGCATCGGCCGGGGGCATGGGGTAGTCCGTCAACGCATTCGGCCGGACCCAGGCCAGGGCCGCGTGCTCGCGCGCGACGACCAGGCCGGACCACCGCCGACACAGATATAGTGGCATCAACAGGTGAAACGATTCGTAAGCGTGGCTGGCGAAAACGAACGGGGCCAGACAGGCCTCCTGCACATCGATGCCCAGCTCCTCGTTCAGCTCGCGGATCAGGGCCGCTTCGGGCCGCTCGCCCGGCTCGACCTTGCCGCCCGGAAACTCCCACAGCCCCGCCAGCGCCTTGCCCTCCGGACGTTTGGCGATCAGCACCCGGCCGTCCACATCGACGAGGGCGGCGGCAACGACGAGAACGACAGGCAGCGGAGCATCGGTCATGGCGGCCCCCATACCGGTTCGCGTAACGGGACTGCAATCATTGGTCACGCAGTGTGGCTGCCGCGTCCTTGCCGATCGTGGCCACAATCGGGCAAGACGTTTTGCTTTCGTTCCTCCTGCCGACCCACCGCCCCGCACACCCTGAGGCCTCATGGCTCCGTCGACCCTGTCCGAGACCCTGACCAGCCCCGAAGTCCAGGCCTTCGCCAGCGGATTTCCGGTTCTGGTCCTGCATATGGTGGTGACCTTCGCCCTCTTGGGCGCGGGTGCGGTCGTCTATGGCCTGCTGACGCCCTGGAAGGAGATCGCCCTGATCCGCGAGGGCAATGCGGCGGCCGGCGTCGCGTTCGGTGGGGTGCTGGTCGGGCTGGCCATTCCCCTGGCCGTGTCCATGTCGGTCTCGACCTCGGTCGTCGACATCGCCCTGTGGGGGGTGGCGACCCTGGTGTTGCAGCTGCTGGCATTCCGGGTCGTCGATCTTCTGCTGACCGGCCTGCCCCAGCGCATCCAGGAGGGCGAGGTCTCGGCCGCGGTGCTGCTGGTCTCGGCCAAGCTGGCGACCGCCCTGATCCTCGCCGCCGCCCTGACGGGCTGAGGTCCCGGTGAACCTGCCCCGCCCCGCCGATCTGCTGCTCTATGCCGGCGCGGGCTCCCTGCTCGTCTTCGCATCGCTGGCCCAGCGCGAGAATGCCGACGCCCCGCCCGCGCCCCCGCCGCCCGACGCCATCGAGGGCGCCCTGCTGGGTCCGATCACGCCCTTCGACCCGTCCATCACCGTGGTCGCGCCCGACATCCCCTTCCAGCCCGCGTCGGGCACCGCCTTCTCCATCGCGGGCGACGGACGCTGGCTGACGGCCAAGCACGTCGTGGAGGGATGCCGTCGGCCCGCCCTGGTCGTCGGGGGCGGGCGGGCGGTGGCCGCCGACGTCCGCCTGTCGCCGCGAGCGGACATCGCTCTGTTGATCACCGCAGGCGGCCCGCCCGCCCTGCCGGTCACCACTGTGGCGCCCCTGCGGGTCGGCCAGCGCGCCTTCCATCCCGGCTTTCCGCAAGGGTCGGCCGGAGAGGTGGCGTCCCGGCTGCTGGGCCGCGAGGTGCTGCACGTCCGGGGTCGGGGCAGCCGCGACGAGCCGGTCCTCGCCTGGGCCGAGGTCGGGCGGACGGAGGGGCTGGACGGAACCCTGGCCGGTCTGTCGGGCGCTCCCGCCATGGACCGGCGCGGCCGGGTGGTCGGGGTCACGATCGCCGAGGCCCCGCGTCGAGGCCGCATCTACACCACCTCTCCCGACACGCTCGGCCCGGCCATCCGGGGCGAGCAGTCGCCGGACGAGCCTCTGCTCAGCGAACCGGTCACCACCGAGAACTATGGCCGCGTCGCCGACGACCTGCGGCGTGACCTGCGGGTGGCGCAGGTCGTCTGCCTGTCCGCCTGATCGATCGCCTGTCGATGACGCTGCCGGTCGATCCGCACCTGTTCTGGGTCTTCGTCGGGGTGATGACCGTCCTGGCCGTCACCCCGGGCCCCGCCAATCTTTTCTCGGTCGCCACCGGCATGGAAAGGGGGCGGCGCGCGGCCCTGATCGCGGTCCTCGGCATGAATGCCGCGACCCTGGTCTGGTTCGCCGCCGCGGCCCTGGGACTCGGCGCGCTGGTCGCGGCCTTTCCGGACGTTTTCAGGATCATCGCGATTGGCGGAGCCCTGTATGTCGCCTGGCTGGGCGTGTCGGCCCTGCGCGGGGCATTCCGTCCCCCGTCCCCGCCGGCTGCCACCGAAGGCCGCATCCACCCGCGCCGTCCGGCCTTCGTCGACGGGTTCCTGGTTCAGCTGGCCAATCCCAAGATCGTCCTGTTCTTTTCGGCCGTCCTGCCGCCGTTCATGGACGCCGCACGGCCCGCCGCGCCCCAGTTGGCCGTCTTCGCCTGCGTCGTCGTCGGCATGGACCTGATCACCATGAGCGCCTACGGTCTGGGGGGCGCAGCCCTGGCCCGACGCATGAACGAACCCCGGTTCCGGCGGGCGTTCGGCGTCTTCGTCGGGGGCCTGCTCCTCGCCGCCGCCGCTCTGATTATTTCGCGTTTAGAATGACTTGCCTATGCCGGGAACGGAGACGTTCATGTCCCGTTCAGGTGCAAAGGCGGATTTTCCCTCCTCCTTGTGGAGTCCTTCGATGAAAACCCCGACCAAGACCCTTCTGCTGGTCGCCGCGGCCGCCCTGACCCTCGGGGCGTGCGCCACCGCGACGCCCTACGCCCCGGCCGGAGCCAATGGCCAGCGCGGCGGCTATGCCGAGCAGCGGCTCGAGACCGACCGCTACCGAGTCAGCTTCGCCGGCAACTCGGTGACCTCGCGCGAGCAGGTCGAAATGTCGCTCCTGCTGCGCGCCGCCGAACTGACGGCCGAAAGCGGCTTCGACTGGTTCTCGACCGCCAACCGCGCCACCGATCGCGACACCCGCTACCAGACGATCGGCGACCCCTTCTTCGATCGCTATCGCTACTGGGGCCCGTCGTGGCGCTACTACGGCCGGCGCGGCTGGAGCCCGTGGGGTGATCCCTTCTGGGGCCGCAACGACTTCGACGTTCGCCAGGTCGACCGCTACGAGGCGACGGCCGAGATCGTCATGGGTCGCGGAGCAAAGCCCGCCGGCGACGCCAATGCGTTCGACGCCCGCGAGGTCATCGCCAACATCGGCAGCCGCGTCACCCGCCCTATGTGAGTCTGAAGTCCCGGGTCGGCTCAGCCGACCCGGGGCGTCTTCAGCCGACGCTTGTTGGCATGGGTGTCCGGGGCCGACCCCAGGGCTTCCGGGATCTCACCCTTGAAGTAGAACCGCTGCCAGGCCTCCTTGGCGGCATCCGGATCGCCCGACGCCAGGCGGGTGTTGAAGTCGGTCCTCTGGCGGTTCCAGGCCTCGAACTGCCCTTTCATCACCGGGTTGGACTCCAGCGTCCGGATCACCGGCTGCACCGCCTCCATCTTCCGGTGCTCGACCAGGTTGATGAAGCAGAACGGCTCGCCCCGTTCGAATTTGATCCGGCCGGGCCGGGTGAAGATCCAGTTCATCGTGAAAGGGAACGGCAGCCAGTCCGTCTCGATCAGCCCGACCAGGGCCTGAATGCCGTCCTTCACATGGTTGGGACTGCCCGAACAGATCATCCCCCAGCCCGGCGGCGTGCGGAACAGATACTGCGGATGCATGGTCAGGACGCCGCGCGAGAAGTGCGAGGTGACGAAATGGTCCAGTTCCGGCTGCGGCCGTTCCGGCGTGATCGTGATGTCGGACTGCGACGGCCCGCCGTTCCACTCGGCGGTGAAGGTGAAAGGGCACAGGATCTCCCAGCCCGTCGTATTGGCCATGGTCAGCGGCAGGCAGCGATAGGGATGCCGGCTGACGAAGGCGTCCATCCAGTTCCGCGATTGACGTCCCGGCACCATGTCCGGCGGCCGCGACGACATCGGGTAGCATTCCAGTTCCAAGGCGACGCATCCTTCGGTATCGAACAGGCCGAACCCTAGCCCGGCGACCCATGACCCCTCAACCGCTGCATGATCGCGACAGCCTCCTGCCGTGGATGGCCGGACAGGGCATCCCGCAGGCGACGACGGACCACGCCGCCGTGTTCCGTGTGGAAGAGGGCCTCGAACTCAAGGCCGCCCTGCCGGGGGCCCATACCAAGAACCTGTTCCTGAAGGACAAGAAGGCGCGGCTCTGGCTGATCTCGGCCCGGCAGGACACGGTCATCGACCTGAAGGCTGCGCCCCGGATCATCGGCTCGGACCGCCTGTCGTTCGGCAACGAGAGCCTGATGTGGGACACCTTGGGCGTGCGACCCGGATCGGTCACGGCGCTCGGCCTCATCAACGACGTCGACCGGCGCGTGACCTTCGTGCTGGACCGTCGCCTGTGGGAGGCCGACATCGTCAACTTCCACCCCCTGACCAATACCGCGACGACCGCCCTGTCGCAGGCCGCCTTCCGCCAGTTCCTGACCGCGATCGGTCGTGAACCGCTCGTGATCGCCTTCGACGCTTGAGTCTGGGGCCCCCCGCGACCATCTGAGACCTTCCGCGTTATCCTGGACTGCAGCAGAGACCTCCGATGAGCCTTGTCGATCCCACCCCGACCGCCGGCGCCGATGACCTGATCAAGGACGGATCCGACGCCGGCTTCATGGCCGACGTCATCGCCCAGTCGAAGATCCAGCCCGTCATCGTCGACTTCTGGGCCACCTGGTGCGGCCCGTGCCGGACCCTGACGCCCGCGCTGGAGAAACAGGTCCGGGCCGCCGGCGGCGCGGTCAAGCTGGTCAAGATCGACGTCGACAAGAACCCCGCCTACGCCGGCCAGCTGCGCGTCCAGTCGATCCCCACCGTCTATGCCTTCGTCGACGGCCAGCCGGTCGACGGCTTCCAGGGCGCTGTGCCGGAAAGCCAGATCAAGGCCTTCATCGAAAAGCTGTCGGGCGGCGCGGGCGTGAACACCGACGTCCAGCAGCTGCTGGCCCTGGGCGAGGAATCGCTCGGGCTGGACGACTTCGGGGGCGCGGCCCAGGCCTTCGCCCACGTCCTGACCATGGAGCCCGAGAACGAGGACGCCATCGCCGGCATGGCGCGTGTCTATCTGGCCGGGGGCGACGCCGACCAGGCGCGCCAGACCATTGCGATGGCTCCGGCCGACTCGAAGAACGCCGCGGTCGTCAGCCTGCGCGCCAAGCTGGCTCTGGCCTCGGCCGCGCCCGCCAGCGAGACCGAGGCGCTGGAAGCCGCCCTCCGGGCCAATCCCGCAGATCATCAGGCCCGCTACGACCTGTCGCTGGCCCAGGCCGCCGCCGGCGACCTGAAGGGGGCCGCGACCAGCCTGCTGGACATCATCCAGGCCGATCTGGAGTGGAACGACCAGGCCGCGCGCAAGCAGCTGCTGGTGGTGTTCGAGGCGGCCGGCCTGTCGTCCGACATCGCAAAGGACGGCCGCCGCCGCCTGTCCTCGATCCTGTTTGCTTAGAGAAGGCGCGACGATGGCCCAGGGCTATGTGAAGGCTGTCGACCTGCCGCAGGTCATTCCGGTGTTTCCCCTGCCGGGATCCATCCTGCTGCCGCGCGGCCAGCTGCCTCTGAACATCTTCGAGCCGCGCTATCTGAACATGATCGACGACGCCATGGCGGGCGACCGGATCATCGGCCTGATCCAGCCCGTCGGCGGGCCGCGCCCCCTGCCCAGCCTGTCGGCCGTGGGGTGCGCCGGTCGGATCACCAGTTTCGCCGAGACGTCCGACGGCCGGTATCTCGTGACCCTGACGGGCGTCGCCCGCTTCCGCGTCGCGTCGGAACTGCCGACCCAGACCCCCTATCGTCAGGTCCGCGCGATCTTCGCCCCGTTCGAAGCCGACCTGACCGCGCCCACGGGCGGCGAGGGGTTCCAACGCGAAACCTTCCTTGCGGCCCTGCGGGCCTATCTGGAACGCCGCCAGCTGGAGATCGACTGGGAGACCGCCGAGGCCGCCCCGCAGGAGGCTCTGGTCAACAGCCTTTCCATGGCCCTGCCGTTCGAAGGCCCCGAGAAACAGGCCCTGCTGGAGTCCCTGAGCCTGGACGACCGCGTCGCCGTCCTCACCGCCCTGATGCGCATCGACGCGGCCGAACCCGGCGACGGCGACAGCCCCACGGCGATGCAGTAAGAAGGGCGCTAACGCTCACGACGCGGTCGTTCGCGGCGTGAGCGCAGACTTCATTTTCCAAGGCCGCAGGGATCGGGCTCAAGCAGCGAGCGCCCGCGGCGCGAGCGGTAGCCCACCAGACAATGTCCGATACCTTCAACACCCCCTCCTCCGTCGATCCCCGCCTGCTGGAGGTGCTGGTCTGCCCCGTCACGCGCGGCAGGCTGGACTATGACCGCGCGGCCAACGAGCTGATCTCGAAGAGCGCGAAACTGGCCTTCCCCATCCGCGACGGCGTGCCGATCATGCTGCCGGAAGAGGCGCGGGCGCTGGACTGATCCGGCGCGGCCCCGCGATGGAGCCGTTTCCCGACCTGCCCGGCTTCCGCTACTGGCCCGGCGCGCTCGATCCGGCGGCGCAGGCGGACCTGCTGGCCGAGGTC
This DNA window, taken from Brevundimonas subvibrioides ATCC 15264, encodes the following:
- a CDS encoding (deoxy)nucleoside triphosphate pyrophosphohydrolase codes for the protein MTDAPLPVVLVVAAALVDVDGRVLIAKRPEGKALAGLWEFPGGKVEPGERPEAALIRELNEELGIDVQEACLAPFVFASHAYESFHLLMPLYLCRRWSGLVVAREHAALAWVRPNALTDYPMPPADAPLVAWLRDLL
- a CDS encoding DUF350 domain-containing protein, with amino-acid sequence MAPSTLSETLTSPEVQAFASGFPVLVLHMVVTFALLGAGAVVYGLLTPWKEIALIREGNAAAGVAFGGVLVGLAIPLAVSMSVSTSVVDIALWGVATLVLQLLAFRVVDLLLTGLPQRIQEGEVSAAVLLVSAKLATALILAAALTG
- a CDS encoding S1 family peptidase, translating into MNLPRPADLLLYAGAGSLLVFASLAQRENADAPPAPPPPDAIEGALLGPITPFDPSITVVAPDIPFQPASGTAFSIAGDGRWLTAKHVVEGCRRPALVVGGGRAVAADVRLSPRADIALLITAGGPPALPVTTVAPLRVGQRAFHPGFPQGSAGEVASRLLGREVLHVRGRGSRDEPVLAWAEVGRTEGLDGTLAGLSGAPAMDRRGRVVGVTIAEAPRRGRIYTTSPDTLGPAIRGEQSPDEPLLSEPVTTENYGRVADDLRRDLRVAQVVCLSA
- a CDS encoding LysE family translocator; translated protein: MTLPVDPHLFWVFVGVMTVLAVTPGPANLFSVATGMERGRRAALIAVLGMNAATLVWFAAAALGLGALVAAFPDVFRIIAIGGALYVAWLGVSALRGAFRPPSPPAATEGRIHPRRPAFVDGFLVQLANPKIVLFFSAVLPPFMDAARPAAPQLAVFACVVVGMDLITMSAYGLGGAALARRMNEPRFRRAFGVFVGGLLLAAAALIISRLE
- a CDS encoding CC0125/CC1285 family lipoprotein, which translates into the protein MKTPTKTLLLVAAAALTLGACATATPYAPAGANGQRGGYAEQRLETDRYRVSFAGNSVTSREQVEMSLLLRAAELTAESGFDWFSTANRATDRDTRYQTIGDPFFDRYRYWGPSWRYYGRRGWSPWGDPFWGRNDFDVRQVDRYEATAEIVMGRGAKPAGDANAFDAREVIANIGSRVTRPM
- a CDS encoding DUF6065 family protein translates to MELECYPMSSRPPDMVPGRQSRNWMDAFVSRHPYRCLPLTMANTTGWEILCPFTFTAEWNGGPSQSDITITPERPQPELDHFVTSHFSRGVLTMHPQYLFRTPPGWGMICSGSPNHVKDGIQALVGLIETDWLPFPFTMNWIFTRPGRIKFERGEPFCFINLVEHRKMEAVQPVIRTLESNPVMKGQFEAWNRQRTDFNTRLASGDPDAAKEAWQRFYFKGEIPEALGSAPDTHANKRRLKTPRVG
- a CDS encoding prolyl-tRNA synthetase associated domain-containing protein, with amino-acid sequence MTPQPLHDRDSLLPWMAGQGIPQATTDHAAVFRVEEGLELKAALPGAHTKNLFLKDKKARLWLISARQDTVIDLKAAPRIIGSDRLSFGNESLMWDTLGVRPGSVTALGLINDVDRRVTFVLDRRLWEADIVNFHPLTNTATTALSQAAFRQFLTAIGREPLVIAFDA
- a CDS encoding thioredoxin family protein, whose product is MSLVDPTPTAGADDLIKDGSDAGFMADVIAQSKIQPVIVDFWATWCGPCRTLTPALEKQVRAAGGAVKLVKIDVDKNPAYAGQLRVQSIPTVYAFVDGQPVDGFQGAVPESQIKAFIEKLSGGAGVNTDVQQLLALGEESLGLDDFGGAAQAFAHVLTMEPENEDAIAGMARVYLAGGDADQARQTIAMAPADSKNAAVVSLRAKLALASAAPASETEALEAALRANPADHQARYDLSLAQAAAGDLKGAATSLLDIIQADLEWNDQAARKQLLVVFEAAGLSSDIAKDGRRRLSSILFA
- a CDS encoding LON peptidase substrate-binding domain-containing protein, translated to MAQGYVKAVDLPQVIPVFPLPGSILLPRGQLPLNIFEPRYLNMIDDAMAGDRIIGLIQPVGGPRPLPSLSAVGCAGRITSFAETSDGRYLVTLTGVARFRVASELPTQTPYRQVRAIFAPFEADLTAPTGGEGFQRETFLAALRAYLERRQLEIDWETAEAAPQEALVNSLSMALPFEGPEKQALLESLSLDDRVAVLTALMRIDAAEPGDGDSPTAMQ
- a CDS encoding Trm112 family protein, encoding MSDTFNTPSSVDPRLLEVLVCPVTRGRLDYDRAANELISKSAKLAFPIRDGVPIMLPEEARALD